The genomic stretch TGTACCAGCGGCGGGACGCCACGGCCGCCCGCGTCGCCCGCGAAGCGCTGGCCCTGCTGGACACACCGGAGGCCCTGGAGGCCCAGCGTCAGGCGTTCGGCGAGCTCAGCGAGCAGCTCGGCCGGCCGGGCGTCGGCGACCGCGCCGCCCGCCTGGTGCTCGCGGTGGCCGGAGCCCGGGCGTGAGCGTGGCGCCGGCGATGCTGGCAGCGGGGGCGGCGACGGTGGTCCGTGTCCTGGCCGCCACCACGCGCATCGCCGTGGCCGGGACCGAGCCGCTGGTCCCTCTCTGGACGGCGCGGCGCCCGCTGATCTACGCCGTCTGGCACGGACGCATCCTCATGATGCCCTGGGTGAACGCCTGGCTCCGCCGCCGGCAGGGCGCGCGGCGGGTCGCGGTCCTGGCCAGCCCGTCCCGCGACGGCGAGTTCGTCGCGCGGTACGTGCGCCGCTTCGGCCTCGACGTCGTGCGGGGCTCGTCGTCCCGCGGCGGCGCCGGCGCTCTGCGTCGACTCGTCGCCGCGGTGCGGGCGGGCGAGGACGTGGTGGTCGTTCCCGACGGCCCCCGCGGCCCGCGTCAGCAGCTGCAGGCCGGGATCGTCGCGCTGGCCTCGCTCACGGGCGCGCCCGTGGTGCCGATGGCCTTCGCGGCGCGGCCCGCCCGCCGTCTGGCCACCTGGGACGAGTTCGTCGTTCCGCTGCCCTTCGCGCGCTGCGCCGTCGTCTTCGGCGAGCCCATCGCGCTCTCCGGCGACGCCGATCGCGACCGCGCGCGCAAAGAGCTGGAGCGGGCGCTCAACGAAGTGACGGCGGCGGCCGATCGACGGGTGTCGGCGTGATCTACCCGCTCTACACCGCCGCCTTCGCGCTGCTGACCGCGGGGTATCTGCCGACGGCGCTCTATCGCCGGCTCGCGCGGGGCGTGCCGCTGAACCTCCGCGCCCGGCTGGGCTTCGACGGCCCGCCCCCCGCCAGCGGGCCCTCCGCCTGGGTGCACGCGGTCTCCGTCGGCGAGACGATCGCGGCCGAGCCGCTCGTCGATGGGCTGCGCCGGATGTACCCGGAGCTTCCGGTGGTCATGACCACGGTGACGGAGACGGGCGCGGGCGTCGTGCGGGAGCGTT from Candidatus Methylomirabilota bacterium encodes the following:
- a CDS encoding lysophospholipid acyltransferase family protein, translating into MSVAPAMLAAGAATVVRVLAATTRIAVAGTEPLVPLWTARRPLIYAVWHGRILMMPWVNAWLRRRQGARRVAVLASPSRDGEFVARYVRRFGLDVVRGSSSRGGAGALRRLVAAVRAGEDVVVVPDGPRGPRQQLQAGIVALASLTGAPVVPMAFAARPARRLATWDEFVVPLPFARCAVVFGEPIALSGDADRDRARKELERALNEVTAAADRRVSA